The Terriglobales bacterium genomic sequence CGAGAATGACATCCGCCCCATCGCCGACATCGTGCAGCGCACCGGCTTGGCGATCGAGGCGGCGACGTTCCTCGGCTCCAGCCCTATCCGGCGCTACACCGAGGGTTGGACCGACGACTTCCTGCTCCAGACCACCGAAAAGGCAGTGAAGTATGCGCGCTCGCTGGGGCTGGAGGTGATGTACGTCACCGAAGACACCACCCGCTGCGATCCCGAGACGGTGAAGCGCTTGTACAAGACCGCCATCGAGAACGGCGCCCGCGCCATCGTGATCTGCGACACCTGTGGGCATGCGACGCCGATGGGAGTGTTCACGCTGGTCAAGTTCATCATCGAGGAAGTGGTCAAGCCGTCGGGCGAGACCATCCGCGTGGACTGGCACGGACACTGCGACCGCGGCCTGGCGGTGGCGAATTCCCTGGCCGCCCTGGCGGCGGGCGCCGAGTGCGTCCACGCCTGCGCCAACGGGATCGGGGAGCGGGTCGGCAACACCCAGATGGACCTGATGCTGGTGAACCTGAAACTGATGGGCGTGGAGCCCTGGGTGCGCCAGGACCTGACCCGCCTTAAGGAGTATTGCGAGGCGGTGGCCCGCGCCACCCGAGTTCCCATCCCCAAGAATTACCCGGTGATCGGCGAGGACGCCTTCCGCACCGCCACCGGGGTGCACGCCGCCGCCGTCATCAAGGCGCTGAAGAAGAACGACCTGGAACTGGCCAACAGCGTGTACTCGGGTGTGCCGGCGCACTTCTTCGGCCTGGAGCAGGTGATCGACGTCGGCCCCATGAGCGGCAAGTCGAACATTATTTTTTGGCTGGAGCGGCGGGGTATCGCCGTGACCGACGAATTGGTGGACCGCATCTACCGCAAGGCCAAGGCGTCGGAGCGTACCTTGACCGATAGTGAGATCCTTGAGTGCTGCCAGAATTCTGCTGTCGGCAGCAGCGATTAGCGCACTACAATCTCCCGAATGTCACCCGACAAGAACCCAGGCGCTGCGCAGGGCTTCCAGGTCTGCCTGGACGAGACCATGCCCGGCGACGTCAACGCCATCGGCGCCGTGGTGCAGCGAGTGACCGACCTGCTGGTCGAGCGCGGCGTGGTGCGCGGCCACGAGATGGAGATCGCGCTGGCCCTGCAGGAAGCGCTGGCCAACGCGGTCCGCTACGGCGCCCGGAACGACCCCGCCAAGACCGTTCACGTCACCCTTTCCTGCGGGGAACGCAAAGGCATGAAGATCGTGGTGCGCGATCCCGGCCCTGGCTTCGATCCCGCTACCATCCCCAGTCCGGTCACCGCCGACGGGCTGCTCTCCGACCACGGCCGCGGGCTGCACATGATCAGGGCCCTCCTCGATGAAGTGACTTGGGAGAATAACGGTACCGAGATCCACCTGACGAAGTTCTAGCCGGCAGTCTCATGTCGCAAGTCACAAGTCGCGAGCTTGCGACCTGCGACTCACGACTTGCGACCTCCGTTGTATGATTTCCCTTTCGCTATGTCCCCGAACCGCATCGCCGAATCATCGGTTGCGCCCACCGTCCGCCAGCAGATCCAGCGCCTGGCGGCGCTGCCGGCGGTGCATGCCGCCTTCGGATGGTTCCGCGCTCACGAGCATGAACTGCGCGACCGTCAGCTCGAACTGGTGCGCATCCCGGCCCCGCCCTTCGGGGAAGAGGCACGCGGGGAATGGTTGCGCGCCCGCTTCTCCGAGATCAGGCTGGAGGACGTGCACGTGGACGAAGTGGGGAACGTCTTCGGGTTGCTGGCCGGCAGCGATCCGTTGCGCCCGCTGGTCGCCCTCACCGCACACATCGACACCGTCTTTCCCGCGACCACCCTGCTGAACGTACGGCGCGAGGGCGAGCGTCTGCTCGGCCCCGGCATCTCCGACAACGGCGCTGGGGTGACCGGCATGATGGCCATCGCCTCGGCGATGAAAGCGGCGGCCGTGCCACACGCCGCGGGCGTGCTGTTCATCGGCAATGTCGGCGAGGAGGGCGAGGGCGACCTGCGCGGCATGCGGCACATCTTCTCCCATCCGCGCTGGAAGGACATCATCGGCTATACCGTCGTGCTCGACGGCGCCGCCACCGACACCATCGTGACCCAGGGACTGGGCAGCCGCCGCTTCGAGGTCACCATCCACGGACCGGGCGGGCATTCCTGGAGCGACTTCGGCATGCCCAACCCCATCGCCGTGCTGGCCCGCGCCGTCGTCAAGCTCACCCAGACTCC encodes the following:
- a CDS encoding LeuA family protein — encoded protein: MDRDKLIYDWNNVHHGLFYPAGRRVLLNDESLRDGLQSPSVRDPSLAEKIEILHLMEELGINALDLGLPGAGPRAVESVEALAREIVRNRMKIRGNCAARTHENDIRPIADIVQRTGLAIEAATFLGSSPIRRYTEGWTDDFLLQTTEKAVKYARSLGLEVMYVTEDTTRCDPETVKRLYKTAIENGARAIVICDTCGHATPMGVFTLVKFIIEEVVKPSGETIRVDWHGHCDRGLAVANSLAALAAGAECVHACANGIGERVGNTQMDLMLVNLKLMGVEPWVRQDLTRLKEYCEAVARATRVPIPKNYPVIGEDAFRTATGVHAAAVIKALKKNDLELANSVYSGVPAHFFGLEQVIDVGPMSGKSNIIFWLERRGIAVTDELVDRIYRKAKASERTLTDSEILECCQNSAVGSSD
- a CDS encoding ATP-binding protein; translation: MSPDKNPGAAQGFQVCLDETMPGDVNAIGAVVQRVTDLLVERGVVRGHEMEIALALQEALANAVRYGARNDPAKTVHVTLSCGERKGMKIVVRDPGPGFDPATIPSPVTADGLLSDHGRGLHMIRALLDEVTWENNGTEIHLTKF
- a CDS encoding M20/M25/M40 family metallo-hydrolase, with translation MSPNRIAESSVAPTVRQQIQRLAALPAVHAAFGWFRAHEHELRDRQLELVRIPAPPFGEEARGEWLRARFSEIRLEDVHVDEVGNVFGLLAGSDPLRPLVALTAHIDTVFPATTLLNVRREGERLLGPGISDNGAGVTGMMAIASAMKAAAVPHAAGVLFIGNVGEEGEGDLRGMRHIFSHPRWKDIIGYTVVLDGAATDTIVTQGLGSRRFEVTIHGPGGHSWSDFGMPNPIAVLARAVVKLTQTPLPAEPKTTCNVGVISGGSSVNSIPERASMRVDIRSALDENIDLVERALREAVAWSIAEAHARVQDHGEHVSYEIRLIGNRPAAELEPGAYILQVMRAVDQHLGNSARLHRASTDANIPMSLHKEAISTGAGGSGGGAHTVHEWYDPTQRELGLKRILLAVTALAGLPEPETE